From the genome of Sulfurovum sp. NBC37-1, one region includes:
- a CDS encoding MutS-related protein, translating into MLTVLEETFELNICARFRIEQINDNIFKSGIYPAIDTIVKKQQNEVDKMDSVAEHVEALFDKDKLFSGNTKYATVSYLESEGYYLNLTKSRFTLIEKELKNSFVTIDNQHHFFKDFHYKYLKNAVKVQAPLFEEITRSYETAQVKLVSLVKQRYIESLDMLENRFSLLLDKLIAFIANIDVAISNAKCSRNMNLSRPIIEEGNFYEAIGLRHPIIEANDERGIYVPNDIFLGENNNTAHNHITLNASNGEDVYGMLLYGINSSGKSSLMKSIGLSVVLAQAGFFVPAVELRFGLYNKLFTRIVSKDNLYKGLSTFAIEMLELKNIFNRADEHSLVLGDEISQGTETESALAIVSSAILKLISLRSTFIFATHLHQLGNIPQLQNLDHLIFLHLGIRYDEDNDTLIYNRVLQLGQGDSLYGLEFAKSLHMDKGFLQTAQSIRENLNHSGSDIKKLRTQKSSKYNKALYLSKCALCDANVEDVHHIAEQKEANQDGQIDHFHKNHKYNLIPLCKKHHNLVHEGKIIISGFVMTSDGLKLHYEVKE; encoded by the coding sequence ATGCTTACGGTACTTGAAGAAACCTTTGAACTGAACATCTGTGCACGCTTCCGCATTGAACAGATCAATGACAATATCTTTAAAAGCGGTATCTACCCGGCTATTGATACTATTGTCAAAAAGCAGCAGAACGAAGTGGACAAGATGGACAGCGTCGCCGAGCATGTTGAAGCCCTGTTCGACAAAGACAAACTCTTCAGCGGCAATACAAAATATGCAACAGTGAGCTATCTGGAAAGCGAAGGATACTACCTCAATCTGACAAAGAGCCGCTTTACCCTGATAGAAAAAGAGTTGAAGAACTCATTTGTCACCATTGACAACCAGCACCACTTCTTCAAGGATTTTCACTACAAGTATCTCAAGAACGCCGTAAAGGTTCAGGCACCGCTTTTTGAAGAGATCACCCGTTCCTATGAGACAGCACAGGTCAAACTGGTCTCACTCGTCAAGCAGCGATACATTGAAAGTCTCGATATGCTGGAAAATCGTTTTTCTTTGCTGCTTGACAAGCTCATTGCCTTCATTGCCAATATCGACGTTGCCATCTCCAATGCCAAATGCAGCCGAAACATGAACCTCTCCCGTCCCATCATAGAAGAAGGGAACTTCTATGAAGCGATCGGCCTACGCCATCCCATCATAGAAGCCAACGACGAACGGGGAATCTATGTACCCAACGATATTTTCCTGGGAGAAAATAACAATACGGCACACAATCATATTACTCTCAATGCCAGCAACGGTGAGGATGTCTACGGTATGCTTCTCTACGGCATAAACTCTTCAGGGAAATCCTCTCTGATGAAAAGTATCGGTCTATCGGTCGTACTTGCACAGGCCGGATTCTTTGTTCCGGCAGTAGAGCTTCGTTTCGGTCTTTATAATAAACTGTTCACAAGGATCGTCTCCAAAGACAATCTTTACAAAGGACTTTCTACTTTTGCCATTGAAATGCTCGAACTCAAAAATATATTCAACAGGGCAGATGAGCATTCATTGGTCCTTGGAGATGAGATAAGCCAGGGGACAGAGACAGAATCTGCCCTTGCTATCGTCTCAAGTGCCATACTCAAACTGATCTCTCTGAGATCAACTTTCATTTTTGCCACACATTTGCATCAGCTGGGCAACATACCACAGTTACAGAACCTCGATCATCTCATCTTCCTGCATCTTGGCATCAGGTATGACGAAGACAACGATACCCTCATTTACAACAGAGTACTGCAGCTTGGGCAGGGGGACAGTCTTTACGGCCTGGAATTTGCCAAGTCTCTGCATATGGACAAGGGCTTCCTGCAAACAGCCCAAAGCATCAGAGAGAACCTGAACCATTCAGGCAGCGATATCAAAAAACTGCGAACACAAAAAAGCAGCAAATATAACAAAGCACTTTATCTCAGTAAGTGCGCATTGTGCGATGCCAATGTCGAAGATGTCCATCATATAGCTGAACAGAAAGAGGCAAATCAAGACGGACAGATAGACCACTTCCACAAGAACCATAAATACAACCTCATACCGCTCTGCAAAAAACACCACAATCTCGTCCATGAAGGAAAGATCATCATCTCAGGTTTCGTGATGACGTCGGACGGATTGAAGTTGCATTATGAGGTGAAAGAATAA